A single region of the Cucumis melo cultivar AY chromosome 3, USDA_Cmelo_AY_1.0, whole genome shotgun sequence genome encodes:
- the LOC127148513 gene encoding uncharacterized protein LOC127148513, protein MTPEEEQLKIASGELFENFRSSTIIQSKNGGSKRVREVVNDEDELKKSKKQKSKIKMKKAIRNLQDRVAVVEGQLNTIKSDIDELKGLMSTILKHIGLQRKGDEGDHKVSEGLEDEHIEVKKKGDEDVLEKKVDIGLEEPIDVVDDEDVIEIEPFLTQRPHVRPARRKRASVYLSTPFTTLPKRSLTSTTSTSESEAIVYDPMHKILDVHLDRLRAWITDKRTDDELRETFHGKKSKAFFRDLFMCRRWLSDEHLDALFLFIRLKIKAAGIPSSQNFTTADTIFMRILVSKWPLYKECIKENRPFDWDEEYRLVDYVVGSKVDFQDPWASVDYVYSPFNVHGNHWVLLCLDLVSCQVKVWDSLPSLTTAEEMTNILLPIRQLVPKLLDSTGFFDRRGRSSTYKEPWPVVIVDPIPLQRNNCDCGVFAIKYFEYIAAGVGLDTLCQENMSYFRKQLAFQVWTNQHSYVLKY, encoded by the exons atgacacctgaagaggagcaattgaaaattgcttcaggtgaactttttgaaaacttccgctcatctaccattattcagtcgaagaatggtggttcaaaaagagtacgagaagttgttaacgatgaagatgagttgaaaaagagtaagaaacagaagtccaagattaagatgaaaaaggctattcgaaatctccaagatcgagtagcggttgttgaaggccaacttaatactataaaatccgatattgacgaattgaagggcctgatgtcaaccatattgaagcacattggacttcaaagaaag ggtgacgaaggggaccacaaggtgtccgaaggcttggaggatgaacacattgaagttaaaaagaag ggtgacgaagatgtgttggagaagaaggttgatattggtttagaggagccaatagatgtcgttgacgatgaggacgtcatagagatagaaccatttctcactcaacgaccacacgttcggcccgcccgtaggaagcgtgcaagtgtttacctatcaaccccattcacaactctacctaaacggtctctgacatcaaccaccagcacctctgagtctgaagcaattgtttatgatcctatgcacaaaatacttgacgtccatttagatagacttcgagcgtggattacagacaagcgtacagacgatgagctgcgtgaaacctttcatgggaaaaaatcgaaggcttttttcagagacttgtttatgtgtcgccggtggttgtcggatgag catttggatgcactttttcttttcattcgcttgaagattaaggcagccgggataccttcttctcagaacttcacaactgcggacacaatctttatg cgcattttagtttcgaagtggcccctatacaaagaatgtattaaagagaatcgcccgtttgactgggacgaagagtataggttggttgactatgttgtcgggtcaaaagtggacttccaagatccttgggcaagtgttgattacgtttactctccattcaatgtccatggcaaccattgggttctattatgcttggatttggtaagttgtcaagtgaaggtatgggattcgcttccgtcacttacaactgccgaagagatgacaaacatattactgcccattcgacagttggtgccaaagttgttagatagtactggcttctttgataggagaggtagatcatcgacatacaaggaaccttggccagttgtcattgttgacccaattccacttcaacgaaataattgtgattgtggcgtattcgcaattaagtattttgagtacatagctgctggtgttggtttagatacattatgtcaagaaaacatgtcatactttagaaaacaattagcatttcaagtATGGAccaaccaacactcctatgtattgaaatattaa